One Segatella copri genomic window, TGACAATCGCGATATCTTTGATAAGCTAGATATTATATTAAAGCGCATCAACTTGCTTAAGCTCGGTGTCTTGCTGCTGAAGAAATATGTTTGGGATAAGATTCCAAATGCGATAAAGAGCAATTTGCCAACAGCAGATGATTTGAAAAAATGCGTTGGTGTAGACGATATTACGAAGTTTCAAAATGAATTTCAAAACGAACATACCTCATTGTTTGTCACCAAATTCAGAACGCTTTTGGAGAGTATAGTAGAGGATGCGAAATTTGATTCCATCATAGTCTATATCGATGACTTAGATAGATGCTCTGGCGAAAAGATGATAGAATGCATCGAGGCAATCAAACTCTTCCTTAATGTCAAGAATACGGCTTTTGTGCTAGGTGCCGATGAGCGAATGGTGGAAAGAGCCATCAAAGAGCATTATCCAGAGATAGAACAAGATAAAAGACAGATTTATAGTCCTTTTTCTGATTACTTGGAAAAGCTGATACAGATTCCATATCGCTTGCCAAGACTTTCATTAAATGAGCAATATACATATATTTTGTTTCTGCTTCTGAAAAGTAAGTATCCAAACTTCTTTAATGCCGTCATCAAAGACTATAATGACTATAAGAATAAAGAACCCTTCGGCAATTATGATGCGGAAAAAATGAGAGCTGCACTTGGAGAAAACAAAATTCCAGATGTGGAAGCTCTTATCCCAATCATCCCCATGATGACGCGTTTCCTAAATGGTAGCCCTCGCCAGTTAAAGCGTTTCCTCAATACGTTTGACTTGCGAATGCGGATGGTACAGGTTGCGAACATACGTGAAATAGACCCAACAGTGTTGGCGAAGCTGATGCTTCTCGAATATAATTTCAAATATCAAAGATTGTTTGAGTCTTTATATGGGATGCAATTATTGGGAGATGGTATAATAGATAAAATTGGCGAGGTAGAAGAATGTGCAAGGCAAAAGAAAAAGTTGAATGATAAACGATGGCAGGAATGGGAAGAAGATAATCTGGTCTTGGATTGGTTGTCCCTTTCTCCTAGTTTATCTGGTGTAAACCTCAAAGAATATTTCTGGATTGCAAGAGACTCTTTAAAAAATAGTGTACCTGTAGAAAGTTTAGTTTCCAATGTTGCCCGTAGGTTTTATCTGACTCTTCGTAATAAGCAATCAGCCATAGCTAAGAAAAAGTTTTTACAGGAGGAAATTGCCAAATTGGAAGATGAAGAACGGCAGATGGTTATCATGTTGCTCAATCATGATTTTACTAAAAATCCCAATGATAGTAAGGTCCTTGAATTACTACAAGCTGATAGTGAAGTAAGAGTCCTAATCCAAAATGAGTCTGATTGCAAGAGCTTGTTTTCTCATGTTGATACTTTAAAAATGGAACCAGCATGGGGAGTAATTTTAGGAAAACTAAAGAAAAACGATTTTTGGAATCATTTTATTAGTCCTTTAAAATTTGGAGAAAAATTACAAAAAATGCTAAACAAATAATATACAATGGGAACATCGCAATCTTTAAACTTAAAGACCACACCTAATTGGTCATCAGCTAAGAAAGCTATGACTACAATAGTGAGGCATCGGAATGAGGTTACGCAACCTATGGTTCGTAATTTCTTGAGGCAATTGTCTAGAGCCATCATCACTGACTCCCATGGAAGTTATGGTCGTGCAGGAGGAAGAGTAGCTCGTAATTTTATAGGTGCTATTTCTTCTGTCAAGAATGGTAGCTTGCAAAGTTATATTGCTCAACTCGAACCTGATGCGAATTATGCTCAGCTTACCGTTCGAGATGTTATAGTACAATTAGCTAAACATCTATCCAATCCTAATGCTGAACATGACCATTCTACATTGGATGAGATAGCTGCTCGTGCAGCATTTGAAAACCTATTGCAACAAATCTTCTCGGAAGTAGAGACTGCAGAGGATATTGAACAAATTCTGAAAGATGCCACAGAGGATCAAATAGAAGGTTGGATGATAGAATTTCAGCTTAATTATATCATGGAACTGAATGGAGTCTTGTTCGATTCTTATATCTTTTCCAAAGATGCTGAACCTGATCAAGTCTGTCGAGAAATAAGGGATTTTGTTCGTGCTGCTATTAATGAAGCATGTTTGGATAATATGCATCATGTCAACTTCGAAACAGAAGAGGGTAAGCAATTCATTGAAACGTTAACTCAACAAATTTTGGAAATATGGAGTCAAGAATAAATGTAGAATTCACTCCTTCCCATGATGTTCAGAGTAAGGAGTTGGGGCAGTTTGTCCTGCATGCCACAGATGTTAATGATCAACCGATAGAGACAACATTAAATTTTGATTTCTTCCATTTGTGGGAGTTTTCGCAAGATACGTCGTCTACTTATTTTGATGTGTTAATCTTGTCTCAGCTGGTATATACTGCTGATCGCATAATCAATCGTCTTGCTTTTGCGGATGATGGGTGGTGCAGAGATATCGTCTTGCAAGATGTCCCAGTTGTCAATGTAGATATATTTAGGCAGAATCAAGAAATGTTCAATACAGCATTAAGCTATTTGACAGGAGATAATTGGAGCGTATCATTCGTTCCATTTCCTCAAATCAATTATGCCCCTCAAATAGAAAGTCATTATAATCATGAAGAATATGAGTATGTATCTTTGTTTTCTGGAGGTCTTGATTCATTGATAGGTTTTATAGACTTTGCAAGTTTAGCAAGAGAAGGTAAGAAGGTCTTGCTGGTATCCCATTGTGATATGGGTAAGGAGCGACAAGATCAAAAACGTATACTTGATGCTTGCTGGAG contains:
- a CDS encoding KAP family P-loop NTPase fold protein, which codes for MWKDIETSEDLLGYRFHARLLKEIVLDKSMLPTSIGIFGNWGYGKSSLMLLMEKEINEEITKQVAEENNPRILQVRFNGWQYESYETTKYSLIQVLLDSVEKYLSDNRDIFDKLDIILKRINLLKLGVLLLKKYVWDKIPNAIKSNLPTADDLKKCVGVDDITKFQNEFQNEHTSLFVTKFRTLLESIVEDAKFDSIIVYIDDLDRCSGEKMIECIEAIKLFLNVKNTAFVLGADERMVERAIKEHYPEIEQDKRQIYSPFSDYLEKLIQIPYRLPRLSLNEQYTYILFLLLKSKYPNFFNAVIKDYNDYKNKEPFGNYDAEKMRAALGENKIPDVEALIPIIPMMTRFLNGSPRQLKRFLNTFDLRMRMVQVANIREIDPTVLAKLMLLEYNFKYQRLFESLYGMQLLGDGIIDKIGEVEECARQKKKLNDKRWQEWEEDNLVLDWLSLSPSLSGVNLKEYFWIARDSLKNSVPVESLVSNVARRFYLTLRNKQSAIAKKKFLQEEIAKLEDEERQMVIMLLNHDFTKNPNDSKVLELLQADSEVRVLIQNESDCKSLFSHVDTLKMEPAWGVILGKLKKNDFWNHFISPLKFGEKLQKMLNK